The Candidatus Binatia bacterium genome includes the window CTCCTGGCGCTCCGGCGTGATCGGCCGCACCGAGCGCGTGGAGTCCATGGCGCTCGCCACGTAGCGGTCGAGCACGATCTGGAAGTAGGGCGCCGCGGCGCGCGGGCGGTTCTGCGCGAGGAGGCCCACGCCGGCCATGTAGGCCGCGGCGGGCGCTTCGGGCTCGAGCGGATACCCCGACACCACGGCCTGGTAGGAGCCGGTCGCGTCGGACTTGCGTCCCAGAGCGTCGAGGCAGCGGGCCACCCGGTACTGCGCGCTGGCGGCCACCGAGTGCTGGAAGTAGTTCGTCAGGACCCGGTTCAGCTCGACGATCGCCTCGGCGTACTGGCCGCGGGTCGCGAGCATGTCGCCGATCAGGAACTGAGCGCGCGCGGCCTGGTCGGTCCCGGGCCGGCGCTCGACGATGCCGTGGAAGAGGGCGAGCGCCGAGTCGGAGGCCCCGGTCAGGGAGACGGCTCCGGCGGCGCGCACCTCGGCCTCGGCAACCACGTTCGGATCCTTCGCCTGCTTCGCGGCGCGGGCGAACTCCTCGGCCGCGCTCCGGTAATCATGGGCGCGCAGGAACGCGTCGGCCTTGCCCAGCAGGGCCGGGTCGCGCAGAGGGGAATCGGGATAACGTCCCGCCACCTCCTGGAACGCCGCGGCCGACGCGAGCATCGAGCCGAGGCTCCGATGGCAGAGCGCCCGGAGATAGGCCGCCGCCGCGCCTCCGGCGCCGCCCGGCTTGGGGCCGACCAGCGCCAGGGCCTCGGCCGCCTTGCCGTTCGCGTAGAGCGCCGTGGCGCGCGCGAGCTGCACGCGGGCGTCGCCGGCGTACCAGGGCTGCTTGGCCAGGAGTGCCGCGAGCAGCTTCTCCGCCGGCGCGTTCTGACCGCGGCGGAGCGCGTTCCATGCCTGCGCGAGCTTCGCCTCGCCCCAGAGCGGGCTCTGCGGGAAGCGCTTCTCCCACTCGACCCACGCCTTGGCCGCGTCGGCGTCCTTGCCCTGCGCCTCCAGCGCCTGGATCGACTGGAGCTCCGCGTCATCGGCGTAGGGGCTCTTCCCGAGCCCGTCGGCCGACTGGTGGAGCGCTTCGGAGGCGCGCGCGACGTTCCCCTTCTCGAGGAGAATCTGCGCCCAGAGGTAGCGCGCGGCCTGGTTTTCGTCGTCGTTGCGCGCGCCCTTGGCGGCCTCCACCGCGAGATGGTCGGCCTGGTCGAGGGCCGCGGCGCGCGAGGCCTCGGGGAGGAGCCGCGCCGTCTCGAACGACAGCGCGGCGCCGCGAAGGCCCGCCGGCGGCGCCGGCGCTTCGGCCCGCGCCGGGGCGGCGATCGAAGCCGCCGCAAGCGCGAGAAGGAGGGCGGCGAGGCGCGCCGCGCGCGCCCCGCTCTGGCTGGTCGTCTGCTCGTCCATGTGCGTCATCGCCCTCGCCCCCGTGTGGTTACTGAACCGGAATGACCGGGACTTCGCCCTGCGGGCCGCCCGTCGAGATGGTGACCGCGCGCACGTGGCTCTCGATCACGCGTCCCTGCGTATCGGTCACGGTGAGGCGGTAGCGGTACGTGCCGTCCGGAAGCGGGAGGCCGGTCTCGTCCTTGCCGTCCCACTCGATGTGCGCGGGCGGAACGCCCTTGCCGCCGAACTTGCGGACCGTTTCGTCGGACTTGTTGATCAGCTCCAGCGCCCACGAGTCGGTCTCGCCCTTGGTGCGCGCGTTCAGGTCGATCTTGGTCGTCGCGCGCTCGCCGGTCGGTGAGAAGATCTGCGGATCGGCCTTGGCGCTCGCGAAGAAGCCGCCGAACCGGTAGGTGAGCCCGATCCGGTGCGTCAGGCCGAGCGGATGGTCGAGCACGCCGTAGTCGAACTGGTAGTGGCCGGCGAAGCGGTAGCTCATCCCGCCCGCGGGATTCTGGTCGTCCATGCCGACGCGGAGGGCGAACATCGGCTGGATCCAGTACTCCGACCCGCCGCGGAAGCGCACGCCCGGTCCCTGCGACTGGTCCACCTCGGCCGTGAGGAGGCCGCGGCCGCGCAGCACCGTGGCCGAGAAGCCGCCCCGGAACTCGATCGGATAGGTCTCCTTCGTGTCGCGGAGCGTGATGCCCGGGCCCGCCACGTTCAGGACCGAGGCGCCGACGCGGAGGTTCGGCGTCACGTTGGCCACGGCGCCCACGTCGAAGCCGATGCCGGTGCCGGTGAAGTCCTCGACCGTCTGGCGGATCATCTTCACGTTCGTGCCCAGCGCGAAGCGCGGGTTGATCGCGCGCGCCAGGGAGAAGATGTAGGCCGTCTCCCCCTCGCTGAAGGTGCCGAGCGGGTCGTTCAGCTCATTGGTCCGGTCGAACGCGCCGGAATGGAGCGAGATCACGCTCACGGCGAAGCAGGGAAGCTTGTTTCCCGGCACCGCGAAGTTGAGCGCGTTGATCGACGTGTCCTCGAAGAGCCGCGCCGACTCGAAGCGCGCCTCGTTCGGCACGAGGAGCGCCAGCCCGGCGGGATTCCAGGCGACGGCGGACGCATCGTCCGCGGCGCCGACGAACGCGCCGCCCAGACCGATCGTGCGCGCCGACACGTACTGCGACAACCAGGACCCGGGAGCGCCGCCCGTCTCGTCCTCGGCCCGCGCGGCGCCCGCCGTCAGGACGAGAGCCGCCGCGAGCGCGGCGCTCAGCATGTGATGACGCGACTTGACGAACATGGCTCGGCCTCCCCCGCTCACCGGACCACCGCGACTTTGC containing:
- a CDS encoding PorV/PorQ family protein, which encodes MFVKSRHHMLSAALAAALVLTAGAARAEDETGGAPGSWLSQYVSARTIGLGGAFVGAADDASAVAWNPAGLALLVPNEARFESARLFEDTSINALNFAVPGNKLPCFAVSVISLHSGAFDRTNELNDPLGTFSEGETAYIFSLARAINPRFALGTNVKMIRQTVEDFTGTGIGFDVGAVANVTPNLRVGASVLNVAGPGITLRDTKETYPIEFRGGFSATVLRGRGLLTAEVDQSQGPGVRFRGGSEYWIQPMFALRVGMDDQNPAGGMSYRFAGHYQFDYGVLDHPLGLTHRIGLTYRFGGFFASAKADPQIFSPTGERATTKIDLNARTKGETDSWALELINKSDETVRKFGGKGVPPAHIEWDGKDETGLPLPDGTYRYRLTVTDTQGRVIESHVRAVTISTGGPQGEVPVIPVQ